From Virgibacillus ihumii, the proteins below share one genomic window:
- a CDS encoding enoyl-CoA hydratase, translating to MGTLTYELNENVAVLTIQSPPANALSSTLLKDLDEKLDEIETDNNAKAVLLKGEGKFFSAGADIKEFTSLQNASDYQFLSERGQKLFDRVENFSIPVIAAIHGAALGGGLELAMSCHIRIVTESAKLGLPELTLGIIPGFAGTQRLPRYVGSAKAYEMILSGQPISGTEAAQLGLANHAVGEEEAHEKAMKLATVIAAKSKPTINSVMQLIPYAKTSQFADGVREEAKTFGEIFGSNDAKEGVQAFIEKRKPNFKDK from the coding sequence TTGGGGACACTGACATACGAATTAAATGAGAATGTTGCAGTATTGACCATTCAAAGCCCGCCGGCAAACGCATTGTCCAGCACCCTGTTAAAGGATTTGGATGAAAAATTGGATGAAATTGAAACCGATAACAATGCCAAGGCGGTACTACTTAAAGGGGAAGGCAAATTTTTCTCCGCTGGTGCGGATATTAAAGAATTTACTTCACTGCAGAATGCAAGCGATTACCAGTTTCTGTCGGAACGCGGTCAGAAATTATTTGATCGTGTCGAAAATTTTTCAATCCCAGTTATTGCTGCCATTCATGGTGCTGCATTAGGCGGCGGCCTTGAACTTGCAATGTCATGTCATATCAGGATTGTGACGGAAAGTGCAAAATTGGGTCTCCCGGAACTGACATTAGGTATCATTCCCGGATTTGCCGGTACGCAGCGTCTGCCGAGATATGTCGGTTCTGCAAAAGCATATGAGATGATTTTGAGTGGACAACCGATTAGTGGTACAGAAGCTGCACAATTGGGTCTTGCCAATCATGCAGTTGGGGAAGAAGAAGCCCATGAAAAAGCTATGAAACTGGCAACTGTAATTGCGGCTAAAAGCAAGCCGACGATTAACAGTGTTATGCAGTTGATTCCGTATGCTAAGACTTCACAGTTTGCTGATGGGGTCCGGGAAGAAGCAAAAACATTTGGCGAGATTTTTGGTTCCAATGATGCAAAGGAAGGCGTTCAAGCGTTTATTGAAAAGCGCAAGCCTAATTTCAAAGATAAGTAG
- a CDS encoding electron transfer flavoprotein subunit beta/FixA family protein translates to MNIYVLLKKTFDTEEKIAVSNGQIEDDGAEYIINPYDEYAVEEAIKQKDAHGGEVTVVTVGDEDSEKQLRTALAMGADKAVLINTEDDLEDGDQFTTAKILEAYFEDKEADLILAGNVAIDEASGQVGPRLAELLGIPSVTTITALEIDGDTVKMDKDVEGDVEKIETSLPVLVTCQQGLNDPRYPSLPGIMKAKKKPLEELEIDDLDLDEDDVEAKTKTEDIFMPPEKEAGRVLEGELDEQVQELVSLLKDESKVL, encoded by the coding sequence ATGAATATTTATGTATTGCTGAAAAAAACATTTGATACGGAAGAAAAAATTGCTGTATCCAATGGGCAAATTGAAGATGATGGTGCTGAATATATTATTAATCCATATGATGAGTATGCGGTTGAAGAGGCAATTAAGCAGAAGGATGCTCATGGTGGTGAAGTTACTGTCGTCACGGTAGGAGATGAAGATTCCGAAAAACAGTTACGCACTGCTTTGGCAATGGGTGCTGATAAGGCTGTATTGATTAATACAGAAGATGATCTCGAAGATGGCGATCAATTCACTACTGCTAAAATTTTGGAAGCATATTTTGAGGATAAGGAAGCAGACCTTATTTTAGCAGGTAATGTAGCGATTGATGAAGCAAGTGGTCAAGTAGGTCCACGTCTTGCCGAGTTACTTGGCATCCCTTCCGTCACAACCATTACTGCCTTGGAAATTGATGGGGATACCGTAAAAATGGATAAAGATGTAGAAGGCGATGTAGAAAAAATTGAAACTTCCTTACCGGTACTGGTTACATGTCAGCAAGGGCTGAATGATCCAAGATATCCATCACTGCCAGGAATTATGAAAGCGAAGAAAAAACCGCTTGAAGAACTTGAGATTGATGATTTGGATCTTGATGAAGATGATGTGGAAGCAAAAACAAAAACAGAAGACATATTTATGCCGCCGGAAAAAGAGGCAGGAAGAGTGCTCGAAGGTGAACTGGATGAACAGGTTCAGGAATTGGTATCCCTTCTCAAAGATGAATCAAAAGTACTGTAA
- a CDS encoding electron transfer flavoprotein subunit alpha/FixB family protein, translating into MSDKILVIGELRENTLRNVTFEAIAAAKSISADGEIVGVICGTGDLNEQGQEMIYYGADRVVTVADDKLETYTPDGFGQAVMAVINDESPDGIIMGHTSIGKDLTPKLASKLETGLISDATEISSDGGKVVFTRPIYSGKAFEKKTITNGLTFATIRPNNIAAPEKDESRSGDISTKEVDIADIRTVIKDVIRKASEGVDLSEANVIVAGGRGVKSEEGFEPLQELADVLGGAVGASRGACDAEYCDYSLQIGQTGKVVTPDLYIACGISGAIQHLAGMSNSKVIVAINKDPEANIFNVADYGIVGDIFDVVPMLTEEIKKLK; encoded by the coding sequence ATGAGTGATAAAATACTAGTTATAGGCGAATTGAGAGAAAATACACTACGTAACGTAACATTTGAAGCAATTGCCGCGGCAAAATCCATTAGTGCAGATGGGGAGATTGTCGGGGTTATCTGCGGAACTGGTGATTTAAACGAACAGGGCCAGGAAATGATTTATTATGGTGCGGACCGTGTCGTAACCGTAGCAGATGATAAACTCGAAACATATACTCCGGATGGATTTGGCCAGGCGGTTATGGCTGTGATAAATGATGAGTCTCCCGATGGGATTATTATGGGACACACGTCAATCGGGAAGGACCTAACTCCTAAACTGGCCAGTAAGCTGGAGACAGGGCTGATCTCAGATGCTACAGAAATTTCAAGTGATGGCGGCAAAGTCGTCTTTACGAGACCTATTTATTCCGGTAAAGCATTTGAGAAGAAAACAATCACGAACGGATTGACTTTTGCAACAATCCGGCCAAATAATATTGCTGCTCCAGAAAAGGATGAGTCTCGTTCAGGTGACATTTCAACCAAGGAAGTTGATATTGCTGATATCCGTACAGTTATTAAAGATGTTATCAGAAAAGCATCTGAAGGGGTTGACCTGTCTGAAGCAAATGTAATCGTAGCAGGCGGACGCGGCGTCAAAAGTGAGGAAGGTTTTGAACCGCTTCAGGAACTTGCTGATGTATTAGGTGGAGCAGTTGGTGCCTCACGAGGTGCCTGTGACGCGGAATACTGTGATTATTCATTGCAAATCGGTCAAACTGGTAAGGTTGTTACACCGGATTTATATATTGCATGCGGTATTTCCGGCGCAATTCAGCATCTTGCCGGAATGTCCAATTCCAAAGTAATCGTGGCAATCAATAAAGATCCGGAAGCTAACATCTTTAATGTAGCGGATTACGGTATTGTGGGTGACATTTTCGATGTCGTTCCGATGTTGACTGAGGAAATAAAAAAATTGAAATAA